In Setaria viridis chromosome 5, Setaria_viridis_v4.0, whole genome shotgun sequence, the genomic stretch TATTAGTAGGCGTTAGTCTTGTATATCCGTTGTTAGTATACATTATACAAtcacatttctttttttttaatgatgGATAAGTAAGATTTCAATCATGACGAGTAAATTTGTATCTTTACACCGAATTATCGAGACCGCCAAGTCCTTTATCTATCTGTCTATCTTattttactattactaattggaggctccttttaaagcctctaggtgaagccacctatgattcctaggtggacactctagaaaaaagagagaaatcctagaaattcttacaaaaaagcaaaacatccgaccatcaatcaatagattcaaatcatcgtagccattggatctattatattttctaaaaaattacccacctatgccattatgaaaatagcctaaagtaaccccctaaatctatatataaattacccacctctgccattatataaaataaactaaagtaacccctaatcttcatcaaaattacccacttatgccattataaataatatttaaaataaccccctaatttgcaaccaaattgcctgccactattacttaaaaatatAAAGTAACctgttaaatttgcatctatattacccacgcatgccattattaaaaataacatgataacaCTACAtatgaatcaaataaccttaattaaaaatatacaacaatatatgattctaaatcatctatatcttgcactattggtatatgatataataattaaggtctatacacatgatgtgtcaccatttataaagatatagaggaagtgatgagaacatagatttctatgttaaaattgtatcacaaacttagggttcattaaacaaattcaagcgcatacctgcaatgcaaagtgaaaagttaaagattataaatgtggatgaaaatattatagagtaattactaactaaaatctatcacaattggatgaagatgataagtatatatctatataagtattgtgttcgaatatttaacaaacgagaggtagcttatggtaatattttttagcaatgtagtcctATTGTTTTTCATTGGATACTCCGCATTAGTTcgcacgagacaagctagaaaaaagagataaattctcataaaaatcaaaaacatcaaacaccaatcctgtaaactctaataatcatagccattgatatattatattttctaaaaagttaccaccactatcattatgaaaatattaaaaaataagctctaaacctatatctaaattaccgagctcagctattataaaaaataatctaaagtaactccaaaatcttcatccaatttactaatacatatcattataaagtataacttaaaatgtcattctaaaattttatctatattacccacgtaagttgttattaaaaataacctaaattaagcatctaaattttaatctaattatcttcatgtgcatcatacagaaatgtcaaaaaataaactaatatatgattcaaattacctatttatatcattattaacataaaaatactaagttaaagtatatacacatgatgagtatcaccatttagaccatttatacatgtatgtgaggaatcgatgaaaaatattgatttgtatgctaaacataatgtatggaggattggaggtgcgatacaaaatggaaaaaagtatgaatatggatgaaaaagtgcatagagtaattattaattaaaaatcaatcacaactggacaaacataggtacatatctatataagtattatgttgacgtattgaaaaaaataagagagtagtaggtaatcaattttgattacaagctaggagtttaatttctaaataattttcaatacaatagcttctaaaaaccTGTGCaagagcacgggttgatggactagtatacATAAAGGGTCATCACCATGATATTACTAACTCCTCATTTCTCATTTGATGCGCATAATGAGACACTTTTACCATGGATTATTAGTcatgacaaaagaaaataatatcACTCGGGACACACGTTTAGAACAATTTTTTCAAAAACCAGAATTTGGATGCCAACAAGCTTTCTAGACCCGGAGGCCTATACATGCAGTGTGGTTTTCAGGATTCGAACCTATGGCAGCTCCTGAAGgagttttgttctttttttttacccttGTTGGTTAAATCTTTGCATGCATATTTGAAatcataaataaatataaatttAAAAGTTGTCAATtataaaattgtagatctcattGAGAAcaataattttaatttttatagaaAATATTTCTTCATTCAATTTGATATggtttattatttattttttaatatatcaCATCAAAATCACGCATAACACTTGTTTCCTTGTTCCACCGCAGGCTAACATATTGTTGCATATGTTACAATCTCATCATATATTTACTAAGTTAGATCTGATCTTTTACTGACTATGTCACCAACTCACTATAtattactccatccgtttcaaattataagtcgttttgccttttctagattcataatttttgttatgtctaaatacatagtaaaaactatatacttaaaaaatctaaaacgatttataatttgaaacgttTATTACTACCATTATAGTTGATGCTTATGGAATCCAACAATCTACAAGTTAAAACATGCATGCTACGACAATCTGGCTGGGGAATAGTGTTTGCGAACGCCCGGTAGGATGCCTCCTACTGGTCGATTTGCAACACCCCCTATTTGGCAAGTCCCACATGTCTCCTCTCCAAATTTCCTTTTATGAAAATTATTCAAAAAAGTATTTGCATAACTTTCTGCATGAAAGTTTTTTGAAACATGTGTTTGGAAGAAAACTTTTCATACAACATAGGAGTTTTGAAAAATTTCTTCAAAAAATATTAACAaaacttttctaaaaaaacttcTTTACAAACTTCTAGAAACGCAGAAAAGTATCTGAAAACTTTTCTCAACAAAATCATTcatgaaaatttcagaaaaagttttttccaaaaatatttCAGAACAAAAGTTTTTGAGCTAAAATGTACCAACCTGTAACAAAAAAATGTGCAacaaaatccaaaagaaaaggtaaaaaaatCGGGATCCGCCGGTCCCCACGTGGAGCCCGCCCTGTCATCGGGAGCCTACCACGCGCCACCGCTCGTCACAGGATTCGACCGTAGAATGGCCGCTCACCGGGAAGCCCCTCGCTCGGGCGTGGCCGCTCGCCCACCGGGAGGCCCCTCGATTCGGCGCGCTGCCGCTCACTTGACGGAAGGATGATGGGCGCCTCCTACTGCTCGATGGGAGGATAGAGCCTCCTGCTGGCCTTGATAATGTTGGTCCTGCGGGCTGGCGCTAGTTCACTGCCCTCGTCGGACCTCGCGCTGCTGGCCGCTGCTCGCTGCCCTCCCGCAGGCTAGCGCGTTGCCTCCTACTGCCGCCCTCCGCTTCCTGGATTTGAACGGGAATGGACGGAGGAGAGAGGATTATgtagaaaataaaatggaaagagGCGAAGAGATAAGAAATGGGGGGCACGTGTGGGGGTTGGAGCAGCTGGCGCCAAGCACGTGGATCGACCGGGAGGTTAGGAAGAAGCAGTCGATTGTAAAGTTATCATTGCGAATCTGACTTGCTTAGTCTTGAACTCTTAATAATGACTAGAGCAACCAACTGTGCCTTTGGGGAGAAAAAGGACGAGAAATTTAACTCTTTAAAAACAttgtttttttgaaaatggAAAATATTGCGACCTTTGCAACACTCTTTAAAAACATAGGAAATAGAAAAGGCACGGCGCAACTTTAGCAGACACTCCATGCATTCGCTGATTCGCCATGTGGAGaagcaaaacaaagaaaaactatttATATCAAGCATTGTTCGGTAATAGGTACACATCAAACAGCCGTATTTGCACGTAAAGAACACTTCCTCCTATCGGCCGCCTGGAGCACCCTGACAACCTCACCCAGCACAGCCGCTGGCTTGTAGGCGCCCTCCATACCCACTAGCTGAGCCAACGCATCGATCTTCCTCGCAAAGCCCTCTTGGAAGAACAGCTCATCGAAGCTATCCGCTTCGTCCTCGGACTCCTCGGCAGCCTGAACACCCGACGTGCCCGCGTCCGACACGGTGTCGGGATCACTGATCTGAACACGATCGCAGCTGTTCATCGCCGTGCCAGCTTGCTCGATCGGCCGGTGAGCGGCGAGGTCGTCGGCGCGAGAAAGCCGTGTCCGGTGAAGCGTCTCCAAGCCCAGAGTCTGGGTGTGGAACGGAACGCCGACGTGCTCCACGGCCGGAGCGGCGCTGAAGCAccggaggccggcgccggccgagAGGTCGAAGACGACGTACCGCGGCAACTGCACGGCAGATTCCATTCCTGCCGTGCAAGAAGGAATGTGAAAAGATGACGGGGTCAGTACTCAGTACAAGACTATGGTCgaagaaggaaaggaaaaaagcATGATGGAGAAAATACTAATGGATAGGATATCTGATTACCTGTCTGTCAGCGTCTAGTACTCTACGTTTGTGTGGGTGCAGAAGTGCAGTGTTCTGCTCTGTGTTTATGCCAAGCTAAGATGAGgcccctataaatagagctaGCCCCGAGCTGGTGATCATTTGACCTGCTCCTAGCCTCGTAAACAAGCATTTGTGATAGAAAAATCGCCGTTCGATCGGCGTGGCAACACTGAGGTTAAGGCCCGGTAATGTTGTCAGGATGCTACGGCTCGTAGCTTCCGGCAAACATGCTCCCTGTCAAGGGGCTTTCCGCTCGGTCAGGACTCCCCAGGAGCGCGAAGACAAGGCCCTACCACAAATGCCCAGACAAACACTCTTTGTCGAAAGGGTGTTGCTAGTTTGCAATTGCAACAAAAGCGTTCGGCGCTGTGTTTGATAGGATTGGTCTTCGGTTAACCGGCAAGGCAAACAGAGACACACGTGCATTTCGTtggtgatgaagaggaggaaccGATGCCGTCCGTCCTGTGTACCACGTACCAGCATCTACTGGTCTACTAGTACAACCTTCACAGATTATGCTTACTCACTCACGCAGCAATCGTCGAGTCCGAAGTTGTTCTCGGTCTTGGCCTCTTAGGCAAGTTCCAATGTGGCTAaaagctttctttctttcttttttctcagcGGATGGTTATCcaacagaccaacacaagtcatCTGTGTAATGATGATGATTAGTGGATGGCAATGGCGTGCATGGGGCCGTGACGGCGAAAAGCAGAGCGCGGCTCGTGTTTACCAAAGCGCTTGCTGCACGTCGGCCTCACGACCCGGAATTCGGGGTCGCGCGTGCACACGACCGCGGCGTGTAGTGCGCGCccgggggccggggcgaggGGAGCCTCCCGCGACCGCGTGGCCTCGGCGCCGGGGGGGCAGCCGGGCAGGGGATTTGCACCGAGCCGGCCGGAGCCACGCTCGCCGAAAAACACGCCTAGCTAATAAGCCGACCGGCCTCTTCGAGCTGGAAAAAGTGTGACGCGCACTGTGCTCTTCGAATCGATCGCTATGACTTTGCAGTTTTCACGTTGCGTGCGCTGTACAGTGTACTACTGTGTTGCCCCTAAATTAAAGAGCTTTAGCACCACATGAACAGAGGCACCATCTGAAAGAAAAGCCGGCGTTGCTGTGGGAGAAGACAAAACATAAACAAGCAGGCCGCCTTCATTCTGGCGAGGCGAGGCAGCAGACAGACAATCAAGGGAAAGATGGGGTGGgctgttttcatggccgaaggATGATCACGCTGCTCCTAGCTTGATGATGGAGAGAAGCACTCTTTTGAAAAGCCCATTTGGGACACATGATTATCAAAGCGCAAAAACGCCGGCGCTATATATGCCGCTTGGAATCGTACAAGACATCTCAGAAATCAGTAAAGCAAACAAACCTGTCGTCTTGATGCACGTAATATACATATACTCcagatatgatttttttttaagaatccTAACTAGCAATGGGTGCTTCAAAGTTCCAGCACCTGATTTTTATCCTTGCACGAATGGACATTGCTGCATCTGAGAGCTTATCTTCCTCGTCCCGGTCCTCTCTCCCGACTCCAATGACTCTCGGTGCGGTAAAGGTTAGGATTTCAAGTTTCAGGGGGGAGAGTTTCTtgtggagggaggcggcgggcttAGTGAGATGTCCACTTATGGCAGAGGTGATGTTGCTATTTGCTAACAAGGGCAGTGGAGGGCAATCGCTGGATAGAATAGAAATAGGCCATGTATGATGCGACTATGAGAGGAGGTTGCTGGCGAAGGTAGGGCAAATTAGGAGGAGGGTTATGTCTATTTTATGGGTGCATCAACTTGAACTTGAACAGTTGGGGTTCATTTATGATGAAAATTTGATCCAAATAAccgcatttttttattttctttgtggGTGCATCTGCATCCCCCACTAGGTTTTACATACTTTCGCTCCTGCCGTAGACACGGTAGGATTTCACCAGAGTACCGAGCCGCGATAGATACTTTCCAATGAGATGCGCGAAGCATTAGCTTAtgctggaggtggaagaagaagcaCAGTCCATTAGATGAAGATCTGACGTCATCTAAAATCGAGTGGCGGACACTCGAGAAACACAGAAGTTGTTATTACGCCAAGGTGGGCCAATGCAAATAAGCTCCACTCGATATGGATCTTTTCTGTCGGACTACACCTTTTTGAACGGGGCAAATatacctttttcttctttttgcttTTTCGAAAGCACGATACCTTTCCTTCTTGGACGAGGCAAGGAGGAACATGGTGGCCCAATTCACGCTTTCTTTTTGAATAGGAAGAAATCCGGCCCGCACTTAAGACTAGGCCGTCAATATTAGCAGCAAACCCAGTTTAGGCATGGGCCATGGGCTGGGCCCATTCTGATGAATATCCCTTCAGTTCGCGTAATTGAACATGAATATCCTCTTAAAACCCCGCGTTTAATTCAATACGCATTCACTCGAAAATATatcatttcagaagaagaagagccgTCCGTGGCGTCGAATGATTTTCTTTTATGGGTGGTGCAGGAATTGCATTGCTTGCGTAGCAGTGCCGCGGTGGTGCTCGGTAACGAGGGATGGATGATGGATCCATCCGTTCCACTCCTGGGTGAAGGTTGGTTTACCTAATGCTCTAGCCTCCCCGCACCTAAATCTCCTCCGATCAGGCGCCTGTTCCAGTCAAAGCGGCCTTCTTTGAGACAGCATGTGGAATCAGTGAGCTACCACGGCACCAACTGCTCCTCCGGTCCTCCCCTCAATCCGATCCACGCCATCTCCTCCCACGCTTCTGCAAACCCCCACtctcctgcggcggcgccgctaGTACGTGTGGTTCACTGATCTTGACTAATTTTATTGCCCTCCCgtgtctggaattccagatagCTTCGGATCCTTCCCGGTGGAAGGGAAAGTAGATAGACCAAGTAAATTATGTGCTGACCCGGCGTAATCTAGCTGCACGATGTGCGTCCAGGATTGTTGCAGTTTCTTCCTGGACTAGGTTAACTAATGTGGCGCTATGCCCTAGCAGCGTACAGTATCAGGCAGTTGGTTTGGGGCGGCTTGCAAGTTTTCCTTGAACATTTTCAACCCTGAAAACCCGCGACACGATCTTTCTTCCTCGTCTGTCATACAGACCACTCTAGCACATGTTTCCTCTGTGGTCATGGCGGCGTGGCCTCTGAATCTGTTAGTCGTAAGCATTGTTAACAGTACCCACCCTGTGACGGTAATCTGTGCAATTTTCTTTACGGCCACGAGTGCGTCTCCTTACGACGTGACACGCTGCCGTGCTGATTATCCGAGGCACGAGTCAAAACGAACACCCTGCCAACGGCGACAGGTTTCTCCCTCTAGTACTTTTCTGAGCCAACAAGACGCAAACAGGGCCGTTGCCTGGATCATTTTCCCTCCAAGAAGCAACCAACCTCGAACTACTCCTACACTCGCATAACGCTTCTGGTGAGAAAAAAGGGGGAGGCGCACGACACgaactcccctcccctcccgcagACGCCAAACCCAACACAACCATCGCGCAAGCATGAGATAAAATAGGAACCGGAGTTTTCCAGCCACTTTATATGCACGGTCGCCGCTACCACCGCTACCCCATGATCTAGTGCTCCTGCGTCGAGCCGTACACGCCATCGTGCCTCGCTAATCCACTCGTCAGTTACAAAGGAAGGAGCAAGAAGGCAAGGGCCTGTGCAGGGAGAAGATGCAggaggcgtcgtcgtcgtcgtctcctcTCCCGGCGCTCAGCAACGGCTACCAGCCGCTCCCGTCGCTCTACCTGGGGTTCCTGGCCATATGGGCGGCCTCCGGCTTCTCATGGGCATTCAGCTCCTGGAGGAACCGCCATTTCCAGGTACCATCAGACAGAGGCTGTATACTGAATTTCCTCCATTTGGTTTCTCTCTTCATTTGGTTAGGTTCCTCTCAGCGGTTCGATTCTTGCGCTCTTGCTGCTTACAGCATCTGGTGGAATGAAGTAGCATGGTTGACGTGTTGTCCTTTGCCTTTCTTTTTCTGGTGTGGTTTCAACAAGTTTTCTGAATCTTGGGTCTGTTCTGAAGAAGCATTAAAATTTGAAACCTGATGCAGAGGAATTCGGAACTCGTACTAGATTTTCAGAGACTGATACTGTGGCTCTGATGTAGTAATTCTATTTGCTTCGCCCAGGTAAATAACCTGCAGTGGATCCTGGCTCTGGTCCCATTGATCAAGGCGCTCCAAATGGCGCTCTCATTCCTGTTCTGGTGAGCTTTCGGGTGCCTTTCACTTTGTTCTCTCTGGCATATCTCTCCATGAACACGAAAACCAGCAGTTAGCTGGCCAAATCTTTTTTATATAGCAAGGGCTGAATTCAGATGCTGCGCAGGTACTCGTGCGTGCACCTCCAGACGTGCTCGCTGTGGATGTCGTTTGGCGCGTACGTGACGGGGATCCTCTTCCAGACGGCCTCCTTCGTCTCCTTCATGCTCATCTCCCACGGCTACTGCATCATGTGCGAGCGCCTGTCCATCAGGGAGAGGCGAACCACCGCCGTTCTGGGGTGCCTGCTCTACCTGAGCCTCATCGGCTACAAGGCTGCAGTCCCTTATTTCACGGTGAGTCCTCGCTGAACCTGAAATTTTCAGTGGAGGATGTTATCTTCTGCTGCAGCATTGCAACATTTTGTCTGAACTTGTGATCAGGATTACTCGGCGGCCGGCCGTGTTCTGAAATTTTCGTGTGACTTGGAACAGGTCTTTCTGCTGATCAACTATTTCGCGTCATTTTACATCATATTCCGGCGCACGTCCCAGAATCTGATAGTCCTGCAGGAGCAGCTGAGCTTCATAGAGGAGGAGGACATCCATTCATTGCACGGCACTCTGAACACAAAGTACACAATGTTCAAGTATGCGGTTCTTCCCAACGGTTTCATTTCTGATGCAAAACTCCTAAAACTGCTATATGCTGAAGCTCCCTACTCTTGTTTTTTCTTCAGGAGATTTCAGGGTACGATGCAGGTGGCAGCAGTGGCATTCATCATGGTATGAGACTTATCACACAGCACATTGTTGTGGTATGATCAGTTTCGTTTTGGCAGTGCTTCTGACGGTGTGATTTCAGGTGTACATGAGGGCTGACGACACGCCGGATAACTACTGGTTTCGCGTGTTAGTGCGTGAGTGGGTGCAGTTCTGCATCTTCATGTACATTGGGTGAGTCAAAAATCATGGGCTGACAGTAAACAAAACACCCTCCTAAGCTCAAAAGGGAATGAAATTCAGTTTGGTTCccatctctcttttttcttcaggTGGAACTTCAGAATCCCTGAAGCATCGCTTCATCTGCCGGTCATACCCCTTATGAAATCAGCATGGGAGATCGCCATGCCTCCTATTTACAGTGTGGTAAGTTTTATCAAGTCTTTTTTAGCTCTCACACTGCCCGTTCTGCAGACAAGAATGAAACATCTCATATTGTTGCTTCTGACGAAACAGGAGATGGACGCAGCCGATTTCAAAGGCCTCGTCTCAGATCAATGGCATGTCGGAGTGGTAGGCACAAGTGACCTCGCAAAAATTATTTATACTGTTGTATATGTTTACAATGCCGGGATAACTGTCTGTCAAATCTGACGCCTTGCAATGTTGCAGAGGACTGGTTCAGGTTGTTCTGCCCAGCCGCTACTGGTGCTGGTTCAGAACCCTAGCCCAACGGCTTCTCCTTCCGGTAGAGCCCCAAAGTTTCAGTTGGACAGGGAGAACCAGGTCTAGATCGACCAATTAAAAGATTACAAAGCTGGCACAACAGTTGAGTTGGACAGAGTTCTTGGGAAAGAACTGACAGTTTCCATGGACGATGGACCAACAGTCAGAGATTCACACCTTCAAGGCTTCAACAATGAACCTTAGAGTTCCGTTTTTTTCCCGGTTCGAAAAACAGGAAATTGTACATATATAGAAATGGAGAAAATATGGTTTAGGCTGGATCAAAAGCAATCTTGTGTGCCAGGGTCATAGTGCACGACAGATCGACAGGAAGGACGATCTTCCTGGAAATTGAGGCTGGAATAAGTTTCGAGTTTGTCAATGCGAAACTAAAGACTGGAAATCGTGTCTGCACAAACTAATGAAAGTTGTTTTCCTGCGGCAATATGGCCAGAATCAGTTAGAACTACGATTTGTTTAACCATATGTTTCATGATATAGATATCTCATGCCACAAGACTTTTTGCAAGTCGCAACATCAGAAAATATAGACACTATAAATAAATACCCCTCCaataaaaataggaaaaaaattcagattaCTCCCTTCAAGTATAGTGAAAGTCCAgataaccccctaaactatattttggttcaatttaccccctaaGCTATACTATTTTTGTTCAACTTACTCTATAAtgcaatttatcttttttgtttctccatacacaagatgaattttaatttgagactttgtAGAGTGATAGTGGACATCATAATacatatttaaaaatattttataattttttcaacattattttttatataattttgtatctcaatgataaattttattattaaatatactaccctatcaaaataatgataagaaattcatgatatatttttctaacatgtcttATGATGTCTTCTATcgtcttgcaaaatttgaacttaagattccacttgtgcatggagaaacaaaaaaatacaaattgtattaaggggtaaattgaactaaaTGACATAGTTGAGGGGGTAAACTGAAAAAAATACTTTAGGGGGTTATCTAGACTTTGgttatacttgaggggagtaatttggactttttccatAAAAATACCTTATGTTTTTTTGACATGGTACATTCTTGCCCTTAATTACTGTTTTTACTTTAATATGTttataaattcaaaaataaatatatgatgttgCAATATCATTTTAAGACAAATCTATAGGTATGATTTTCATGTTATCTAGATTAAATATTTTAAAAGTTATTGATAGTATTAGTTCCATAAGTCTAACTagacttttcaaaaaaaattatgatagGAGGTAATACTTACTAGTAGTATtactcaaaagaaaaacaatactTGATTTAGCATGATTGGCCACAATTGTGCATGAAAACAATACCGCCATAGGAACACTTCTAGCACCAACAAAATAGTATTATGAAAATGCAATTTACCATAGGAGGCTTTGCTTTGCAACACCACACCTGAGCCCAATCTAATATAGTTAAATTTTATTGGGATTTGCTACCTATGTGCTGGCAAACATGGAGACCTCTAATCCTTTGAATTTGTGACTGTCGGATAGGAAACCGACCGCATAGATGCAGCTGCCTCCTTATATATATGG encodes the following:
- the LOC117855567 gene encoding uncharacterized protein: MQEASSSSSPLPALSNGYQPLPSLYLGFLAIWAASGFSWAFSSWRNRHFQVNNLQWILALVPLIKALQMALSFLFWYSCVHLQTCSLWMSFGAYVTGILFQTASFVSFMLISHGYCIMCERLSIRERRTTAVLGCLLYLSLIGYKAAVPYFTVFLLINYFASFYIIFRRTSQNLIVLQEQLSFIEEEDIHSLHGTLNTKYTMFKRFQGTMQVAAVAFIMVYMRADDTPDNYWFRVLVREWVQFCIFMYIGWNFRIPEASLHLPVIPLMKSAWEIAMPPIYSVEMDAADFKGLVSDQWHVGVRTGSGCSAQPLLVLVQNPSPTASPSGRAPKFQLDRENQV